Proteins encoded by one window of Drosophila melanogaster chromosome X:
- the Pp1-13C gene encoding protein phosphatase 1 at 13C → MAEVLNLESIISRLLEVRGARPGKNVQLSEGEIRGLCLKSREILLAQPILLELEAPLKICGDIHGQYYDLLRLFEYGGYPPEANYLFLGDYVDRGKQSLETICLLLAYKIKYSENFFLLRGNHECASINRIYGFYDECKRRYTIKLWKTFTDCFNCLPVVAIVDEKIFCCHGGLSPDLTSMEQIRRIMRPTDVPDQGLLCDLLWSDPDKDTIGWGENDRGVSFTFGAEVVVKFLQKHDLDLICRAHQVVEDGYEFFAKRQLVTLFSAPNYCGEFDNAGAMMSVDNTLMCSFQILKPVEKRKK, encoded by the coding sequence ATGGCGGAGGTTCTCAATTTGGAGAGCATAATTTCCCGTCTGTTGGAGGTGCGTGGCGCACGGCCTGGCAAGAATGTCCAGCTGTCGGAGGGTGAGATACGGGGCCTGTGCCTCAAGTCGCGCGAAATACTGCTGGCACAGCCCATACTCTTAGAGCTGGAGGCGCCGCTCAAGATCTGCGGCGATATCCATGGCCAGTACTATGATCTGTTGCGTCTGTTCGAGTACGGCGGCTATCCGCCGGAGGCTAACTATCTTTTCTTGGGCGATTACGTGGACAGGGGCAAGCAGTCGCTGGAGACCATCTGCCTGCTGTTGGCGTACAAGATCAAGTATTCGGAGAACTTCTTTTTGTTGCGCGGCAATCACGAGTGCGCCAGCATTAATAGAATCTATGGATTCTACGACGAGTGCAAGCGCAGATATACCATCAAGTTGTGGAAGACATTCACGGACTGCTTCAACTGTCTGCCAGTTGTGGCCATTGTGGATGAGAAGATCTTTTGCTGCCACGGCGGACTGAGTCCGGATCTTACCTCGATGGAGCAGATCCGTCGTATTATGCGTCCCACCGATGTTCCCGATCAGGGACTACTCTGTGACCTGCTGTGGTCCGATCCGGACAAGGACACCATTGGGTGGGGCGAGAACGACCGTGGCGTTAGTTTCACCTTTGGCGCCGAAGTTGTGGTCAAGTTCCTCCAAAAGCACGATCTGGATCTGATCTGTCGTGCCCATCAAGTCGTCGAGGATGGTTACGAGTTCTTTGCCAAGCGCCAATTGGTCACTTTGTTTTCCGCCCCCAACTATTGCGGTGAATTCGACAATGCTGGTGCCATGATGTCCGTGGACAATACACTCATGTGCTCCTTCCAAATCCTGAAGCCTGTCGAGAAGCGCAAGAAGTAG
- the CG9164 gene encoding uncharacterized protein, isoform C: MALQGWRFFGVSATIIIYIGGVLFLSMNNIPGSHPKRPRIERFAEFPSFHSPRFPMPSRKMTIRWCRDLKYINRDLPIYADYKSDFYTALPSDVSAALQSLPALTALASFPGSGNTWLRYLLQQATGILTGSIYKDYGLLKTGFPAENVCNSSVLLVKTHEWGSKAWAPFSKAILLVRDPEKAIIAEFNRQSGGHIGFASPDRYKRTKGKYWQQFVSNKLKGWEMMNLSWARNFTGSIKVVFYDDLVHHTERELRSILDFLQFPINEQLMRCAIMRKEGIFRRKKRLLSFDPYTESMRAEVQNRRRIVYGLLGRQEP; encoded by the exons ATGGCACTACAAGGCTGGCGCTTTTTCGGTGTCTCGGCAACCATCATCATCTACATCGGCGGCGTCCTGTTCCTCTCCATGAACAACATACCCGGATCGCATCCCAAAAGACCGCGCATCGAACGTTTCGCCGAG TTTCCCAGCTTTCATAGTCCTCGGTTTCCGATGCCCAGCCGCAAGATGACGATACGCTGGTGTCGCGACCTCAAGTACATAAATCGAGATCTTCCAATCTACGCGGATTACAAGTCCGACTTCTACA CGGCCCTGCCCAGTGACGTCAGTGCTGCCCTGCAATCGCTGCCAGCGTTGACCGCCCTGGCCAGTTTTCCTGGCAGCGGTAACACGTGGCTAAGGTACTTGCTCCAGCAGGCCACCGGCATCCTGACGGGCAGCATCTACAAGGACTACGGCCTGCTGAAGACCGGCTTTCCGGCGGAGAACGTCTGCAACAGTTCAGTATTATTGGTGAAGACCCACGAGTGGGGCAGCAAAGCGTGGGCGCCCTTCTCGAAAGCAATTCTTCTCGTCCGCGATCCGGAGAAAGCGATCATCGCGGAGTTCAATCGCCAGAGTGGCGGTCACATCGGATTCGCATCACCGGATCGCTACAAGCGCACCAAGGGAAAAT ACTGGCAGCAATTCGTGAGCAACAAGCTCAAGGGCTGGGAGATGATGAACCTCAGCTGGGCGCGCAACTTCACGGGCAGCATCAAGGTGGTGTTCTACGACGACCTGGTCCACCATACGGAGCGGGAGCTGCGCTCCATTCTGGACTTCCTGCAGTTCCCCATCAACGAGCAACTGATGCGGTGCGCCATTATGCGGAAGGAGGGCATCTTCCGGCGGAAGAAACGTCTGTTATCTTTCGATCCCTATACGGAATCCATGAGAGCGGAGGTGCAGAATCGACGGCGCATCGTGTACGGATTGCTGGGGCGTCAGGAGCCGTAG